One Luteolibacter flavescens DNA segment encodes these proteins:
- a CDS encoding lysozyme inhibitor LprI family protein, with the protein MRLFSLCLLLIIAAPAALRAQSQQEMNAEAAESFRKADKELNEVYVKVVANLDDQAKENLKKSQRAWVAWRDAEAAFRADAEARGGSMWPLVHEGVRSRLTKERVKGLKELLLKEK; encoded by the coding sequence ATGAGACTTTTCTCTCTTTGCCTTCTCCTGATCATCGCCGCTCCCGCCGCGCTTCGTGCGCAGTCCCAGCAGGAGATGAATGCGGAAGCCGCGGAGAGCTTCAGGAAGGCGGACAAGGAACTCAACGAGGTGTATGTGAAGGTCGTCGCGAACCTCGATGACCAGGCAAAGGAAAACCTGAAGAAGTCCCAGCGCGCGTGGGTCGCCTGGCGCGATGCCGAGGCCGCCTTCCGCGCCGATGCGGAGGCGCGCGGCGGCAGCATGTGGCCACTCGTCCACGAGGGCGTCCGCAGCCGCCTCACGAAGGAGCGGGTGAAGGGACTGAAGGAACTGCTTCTGAAAGAAAAGTGA
- a CDS encoding NUDIX hydrolase — MPKDLLEVSRELKSMAEAGLRYSDGPYDLERYKRLHEIASELLGAEEREFTWPVEFGYATPKVDVRAAVIQDGEILLVRESSTGQWTLPGGWADLNASPAENAAREVLEEAGIVVTVKKLIACWDKDRQGHPRQPEHVYKLLFLCEATGGELTLSLETDGADWFLPDALPDLCPHRAAEHYITHAFLHAANPDLPTSFD; from the coding sequence ATGCCGAAGGACCTGCTGGAAGTCAGCCGCGAACTGAAATCGATGGCCGAGGCGGGCCTGCGCTACTCGGACGGCCCCTACGATCTGGAGCGCTACAAGCGGCTCCACGAGATCGCCTCCGAGCTGCTCGGCGCGGAGGAGCGGGAGTTCACCTGGCCGGTGGAATTCGGCTACGCGACGCCGAAGGTGGACGTGCGCGCGGCGGTGATCCAGGACGGCGAGATCCTGCTCGTGCGCGAGTCGAGCACCGGCCAATGGACGCTCCCCGGCGGATGGGCGGACCTCAATGCCAGCCCGGCCGAGAATGCCGCCCGCGAGGTGCTGGAGGAGGCCGGCATCGTGGTCACGGTGAAGAAGCTCATCGCCTGCTGGGACAAGGACCGGCAAGGCCACCCGCGCCAACCGGAGCACGTCTACAAGCTCCTCTTCCTCTGCGAAGCCACCGGCGGCGAGCTCACGCTTTCCCTCGAGACGGACGGCGCGGATTGGTTCCTCCCGGATGCCCTGCCCGATCTCTGCCCGCACCGCGCGGCGGAGCACTACATTACCCACGCCTTCCTCCACGCCGCGAACCCGGACCTGCCGACTTCGTTCGATTGA
- a CDS encoding sulfatase/phosphatase domain-containing protein, with translation MRGDALAPGGVSGGKRFDERIGYIDVLPTVLAAAGVKAPENLDGIDFLPALREGKPVPERPWFSYIHQDAQAHASVHLGSWKLVAHGDFFAEEPGAKATFELYDLSTDVKEAKDVAAKHPEKVAELRKLLREFGSWQKPGVGPYGEGREGFKAPKDWVIGG, from the coding sequence GTGCGCGGCGATGCGCTGGCCCCGGGCGGTGTGAGCGGCGGGAAGCGCTTTGACGAGAGGATCGGCTACATCGACGTGCTGCCGACCGTGCTCGCGGCGGCAGGCGTGAAGGCACCGGAGAATCTGGACGGCATCGACTTCCTCCCCGCCCTGCGCGAGGGCAAGCCGGTGCCGGAGCGGCCGTGGTTTTCCTACATCCATCAGGACGCGCAGGCACACGCTTCCGTGCACCTCGGCTCCTGGAAGCTGGTCGCGCATGGTGATTTCTTCGCGGAGGAACCCGGGGCCAAGGCCACCTTCGAGCTCTACGACCTGTCCACCGACGTGAAGGAAGCGAAGGACGTGGCCGCGAAGCACCCGGAGAAGGTGGCCGAGCTGCGCAAGCTGCTGCGGGAATTTGGAAGCTGGCAAAAGCCCGGCGTGGGGCCCTATGGCGAGGGTCGCGAGGGCTTCAAGGCTCCGAAGGATTGGGTGATCGGAGGTTAG
- a CDS encoding sulfatase-like hydrolase/transferase produces the protein MKKRSTWPSLLLRTLGVGLLLLASGAAVTAAEKPNVLVILADDLGYADVGFNGGTIPTPNLDRLAATGVNLTGFRAAPICSPTRAGLMTGRWPLRYGMMRAVVPPWSKYGLPAEEKTMAELLAPAGYGPRGITGKWHLGHARKEFLPLARGFTSFYGHYNGAIDYFTHERDGETDWHRGEKTVKEEGYATDLIGAEAARFVREAPDEKPWLLYMPLNAPHSPMQAKEEDLAKFSGLGPKKRVYAAMVHAMDRAIGQVLAAVEARPDAADTLVLFFSDNGGIPRAGGSNAPYRGAKLNVYEGGTRSCAAMRWPRAV, from the coding sequence ATGAAGAAACGCTCCACCTGGCCCTCCCTCCTGCTCCGCACCCTCGGCGTGGGGCTGCTCCTGCTGGCCTCCGGGGCAGCCGTGACCGCGGCGGAGAAGCCGAACGTACTGGTGATCCTGGCCGATGACCTGGGCTACGCGGATGTAGGCTTCAATGGCGGCACCATCCCGACGCCGAATCTCGACCGGCTGGCCGCGACGGGGGTGAACCTCACCGGATTCCGCGCCGCGCCGATCTGCTCGCCGACCCGCGCGGGCCTGATGACGGGCCGGTGGCCGCTGCGCTACGGCATGATGCGGGCGGTGGTGCCTCCGTGGTCGAAATACGGCCTCCCTGCGGAAGAAAAAACGATGGCCGAGCTGCTGGCCCCGGCGGGCTACGGGCCGCGCGGGATCACCGGCAAGTGGCACCTCGGCCACGCCAGGAAGGAATTCCTCCCGCTCGCCCGCGGCTTCACGAGCTTCTACGGTCACTACAACGGGGCGATCGACTACTTCACCCATGAGCGCGACGGCGAGACCGACTGGCACCGCGGCGAGAAGACGGTGAAGGAGGAAGGCTACGCGACCGACCTGATCGGCGCGGAGGCGGCGCGCTTCGTCCGCGAGGCACCGGATGAAAAGCCGTGGCTGCTCTACATGCCGCTGAATGCCCCGCACTCGCCGATGCAGGCGAAGGAGGAGGATCTGGCGAAGTTCTCCGGCCTCGGGCCGAAGAAGCGGGTCTATGCGGCCATGGTCCACGCGATGGACCGGGCGATCGGGCAGGTGCTCGCCGCCGTGGAGGCTCGGCCGGACGCGGCGGACACGCTGGTGCTCTTCTTCAGCGACAATGGCGGCATCCCCCGGGCCGGCGGCAGCAATGCCCCCTACCGCGGGGCGAAGCTGAATGTGTACGAAGGCGGCACCCGCTCGTGCGCGGCGATGCGCTGGCCCCGGGCGGTGTGA
- a CDS encoding M3 family metallopeptidase: MHPFLDEGFHVRWSTLVPEAVEPDIRKALEIAKANLDAVCAVTPAEATYENTFGAFEKASDLLSLGWGRLNHLDSVCDEPAQRAALNAMLPEVSEFFASIPLNEKLWAVLKAFGESPAVAALGPVEKRFVEETMLDFVQSGADLPEDQKARVAAVEAELSKLTKQYSEHVLDATNAWDLLIEDESKLAGLPASAKAAALANAKAKGLATDEKPAWRFTLQMPSMFPLMQHLDDEGIRRQVWEASVKVAGEGELDNTQLVWEILKLRKEKAAILGHDHFADLTLQRRMARNGATALKFTEDLHDRIEAPFQAEYRSLCDYKGKKTGEPVDGLQPWEFAYWSEKRRQEEYDLDDEALRPYFPVDRVMSGMFDLCSQLFGITIHEREAAYFERGSDSQSSSDSQLPEVWHPEVKFYDLLDTKSGEHLGSFYADWHPRESKRGGAWMNCLFTGHPGGNGAAREAHLGLIIGNMSPPVDGKQALLTHGEVETIFHEFGHLLHGLLSDVSVRSLAGTNVPWDFVELPSQIMENFCWDRRSLDYFAKHHETGATIPDDLYDRMIAAKNYMSATGFMRQLAFGKLDLELHTSLDRYVGRDLDEVDREILSSYRVPMKTDSPSMARRFNHLFSSPTGYAAGYYSYKWAEVLDADAFTRFQENGVIDPESGADFREHILSKGNSEPVDELFRRFMGRDPELEPLLQRSGLAGAAMVDGRSEIADERQEAGV; the protein is encoded by the coding sequence ATGCATCCTTTCCTCGACGAGGGTTTTCATGTCCGTTGGTCCACACTCGTGCCGGAGGCGGTCGAGCCCGACATCCGCAAGGCACTCGAAATCGCCAAGGCAAACCTCGACGCCGTCTGCGCCGTCACGCCCGCCGAGGCCACCTATGAGAATACCTTCGGTGCCTTCGAGAAGGCCAGCGACCTGCTGAGCCTCGGCTGGGGACGCCTGAATCACCTCGACTCCGTCTGCGACGAGCCCGCCCAGCGCGCGGCGCTGAATGCGATGCTGCCGGAGGTGTCCGAGTTCTTCGCCTCCATCCCGCTCAACGAGAAGCTGTGGGCCGTGCTGAAGGCCTTTGGCGAATCGCCCGCCGTGGCCGCCCTCGGTCCGGTCGAGAAGCGCTTCGTCGAGGAGACGATGCTGGATTTCGTCCAGTCCGGTGCCGACCTGCCGGAGGACCAGAAGGCCCGCGTGGCCGCCGTGGAAGCCGAGCTTTCCAAGCTGACGAAGCAGTACTCCGAGCACGTGCTCGACGCCACGAATGCGTGGGACCTGCTGATCGAGGACGAGTCGAAGCTCGCCGGCCTGCCTGCCTCGGCCAAGGCCGCCGCGCTCGCGAATGCAAAGGCCAAGGGCCTCGCCACCGACGAGAAGCCCGCCTGGCGCTTCACGCTGCAGATGCCGTCGATGTTCCCGCTGATGCAGCACCTCGATGACGAGGGCATCCGCCGCCAGGTCTGGGAGGCCTCCGTGAAGGTGGCGGGCGAGGGCGAGCTGGATAACACGCAGCTCGTCTGGGAAATCCTGAAGCTCCGCAAGGAGAAGGCCGCCATCCTCGGCCACGATCACTTCGCCGATCTCACCCTGCAGCGCCGCATGGCCCGCAATGGCGCGACCGCGCTGAAATTCACGGAAGACCTGCACGACCGCATCGAGGCCCCCTTCCAGGCTGAGTATCGCTCGCTCTGCGACTACAAGGGCAAGAAGACCGGCGAGCCCGTCGATGGCCTCCAGCCATGGGAATTCGCCTACTGGTCCGAGAAGCGCCGCCAGGAGGAGTACGACCTCGATGACGAGGCCCTGCGCCCGTACTTCCCCGTTGATCGCGTGATGAGCGGCATGTTCGACCTCTGCTCGCAGCTCTTCGGCATCACGATCCACGAGCGCGAAGCGGCCTATTTCGAGCGCGGCTCCGACTCTCAATCCTCATCGGACTCCCAACTCCCCGAGGTCTGGCATCCGGAGGTGAAGTTCTACGACCTGCTCGACACAAAGTCCGGCGAGCACCTCGGCTCCTTCTACGCCGACTGGCACCCGCGCGAGTCGAAGCGTGGCGGCGCATGGATGAATTGCCTCTTCACCGGTCATCCTGGCGGCAATGGCGCGGCGCGCGAGGCCCACCTCGGCCTCATCATCGGGAACATGAGCCCGCCGGTGGATGGCAAGCAGGCATTGCTCACCCACGGCGAGGTCGAGACGATCTTCCATGAATTCGGCCACCTCCTCCACGGCCTGCTGAGCGATGTATCGGTGCGTTCGCTCGCCGGCACGAATGTCCCTTGGGACTTCGTCGAGCTGCCCTCGCAGATCATGGAGAATTTCTGCTGGGACCGCCGCTCGCTCGACTACTTCGCAAAGCACCACGAAACCGGCGCGACCATCCCGGACGATCTCTACGACCGCATGATCGCGGCGAAGAACTACATGAGCGCCACCGGCTTCATGCGCCAGCTCGCCTTTGGCAAGCTGGACCTGGAGCTCCACACGAGCCTCGACCGCTACGTCGGCCGGGATCTGGACGAGGTGGACCGCGAGATCCTCTCCAGCTACCGCGTGCCGATGAAGACGGACTCGCCGAGCATGGCGCGCCGCTTCAATCACCTCTTCAGCTCGCCGACCGGCTACGCCGCGGGCTACTACTCCTACAAGTGGGCCGAGGTGCTGGACGCCGATGCCTTCACCCGCTTCCAGGAGAATGGCGTGATCGATCCGGAATCCGGTGCGGACTTCCGCGAGCACATCCTTTCGAAGGGGAACTCCGAGCCGGTGGACGAGCTCTTCCGCCGCTTCATGGGCCGCGATCCCGAGCTGGAGCCGCTGCTGCAACGCTCCGGCCTGGCCGGAGCCGCGATGGTGGATGGCAGATCGGAGATCGCAGATGAAAGGCAAGAGGCAGGGGTGTGA
- the gmk gene encoding guanylate kinase: MARSGILYLVSGPSGSGKSTLCRRLAAEGEAEFSISCTTRQPRPGETHGKEYFFLTMEEFEAKVAAGDFLEHALVHGNRYGTLRSEVVERLAAGTDVVMDIDVQGAGLVRSCDDPAIRAALVDLFVMPPDEDELASRLRGRGTDSDDVIALRLRNAIDEMHHWPAYSYRLLSATPEEDYVRFKSLLTGERLRVSRLREA; encoded by the coding sequence ATGGCGCGCTCCGGTATCCTCTATCTTGTCTCCGGCCCTTCGGGGTCCGGGAAGTCCACGCTTTGCCGACGGCTTGCCGCCGAGGGTGAGGCGGAGTTTTCCATCTCCTGCACCACCCGCCAGCCCCGGCCCGGCGAGACGCATGGGAAGGAGTACTTCTTCCTCACCATGGAGGAGTTCGAGGCCAAGGTGGCGGCGGGGGATTTCCTCGAGCACGCGTTGGTCCACGGGAACCGCTACGGCACCCTGCGCAGCGAGGTGGTGGAGCGCCTCGCCGCGGGCACGGATGTGGTCATGGACATCGACGTCCAGGGCGCGGGCCTGGTCCGCTCCTGCGATGACCCGGCGATCCGCGCAGCCCTCGTTGATCTCTTTGTCATGCCGCCGGATGAGGATGAGCTGGCCTCCCGCCTCCGCGGCCGCGGCACGGATAGCGACGACGTCATCGCCCTGCGCCTGCGGAATGCCATCGACGAGATGCACCACTGGCCTGCGTACAGCTACCGCCTCCTCTCCGCCACGCCGGAGGAAGACTACGTGAGATTCAAGTCCCTCCTCACCGGCGAGCGCCTGCGCGTCTCCCGGCTGCGGGAGGCGTGA
- a CDS encoding TonB-dependent receptor, which produces MKAIHASPSLPHFRRRSLRWQLGITALATGLACAQTTPEAPAAEANAVQELEEMTVEASADASADGLIEAYAGGQIARGGRVGLLGARDYMETPFTLTSYTEELIENQQAQSVGDVLLNDPAVRVTRGFGNFQQTYMVRGLPVYSDDMTFNGLYGILPRQHLAAELVERVEVFRGASAFLNGAAPGGSSLGGTVNVLPKRAGNDPLTRFTTGIQTGGQLYGAVDASRRFANDSFGVRLNGVLRDGDTAVDGESVSLGMVALGLDWRGENVRVSADIGFQDLKRDATQPSITMGAGIPVLPAPSASRSVAQPWTYANDKNFFGVLRAEYDFSENWTAWAAIGGRDGEEDNSFANPTVTALNGATTTTRFDNTREDSVLTGEIGIRGKFETGPLKHQVSLSATAYELEEKNAFAFSDFAGFPGSIYLPTPVAPPPATAFLGGVLGSPRVTEETNTSSVALADVISMFDDRLLLIAGARYQEIETHSYNPTTGALTAAYSDEEVTPMGGILYRITPNVSTYVNYIEGLTKGDIAPLDIGGTPVSNGGQALAPYVTQQIEAGVKFDFDCVGGSIGVFQSEKPIAGLNSAGIYDVLRDQTYRGLEISAFGEPMDGVHVLGGVSFLDTEKFGADQIGAPAAQGTFGAEWDLPFLPGVTVDGRVIYTSSQYADNANTQKVPSWTRFDAGVRYTTELSDGNALTLRARVENVADDDYWASAGGFPGYGYLTVGAPRTLVFSASYEF; this is translated from the coding sequence ATGAAAGCCATCCACGCTTCGCCCTCCTTGCCTCACTTCCGCCGCCGGTCGCTCCGCTGGCAACTGGGGATCACGGCCCTCGCCACCGGTCTCGCCTGCGCGCAGACCACCCCGGAAGCACCTGCCGCTGAGGCGAATGCAGTGCAGGAGCTTGAGGAGATGACGGTGGAAGCGAGCGCCGATGCCAGCGCCGACGGCCTGATCGAGGCCTATGCCGGTGGACAGATCGCTCGCGGCGGCCGCGTGGGCCTGCTGGGCGCGCGGGATTACATGGAGACGCCCTTCACGCTCACGAGCTACACGGAGGAGCTGATCGAGAACCAGCAGGCGCAGAGCGTCGGCGACGTGCTGCTGAATGACCCTGCCGTGCGCGTCACGCGTGGTTTCGGGAATTTCCAGCAGACCTACATGGTCCGCGGCTTGCCGGTGTATTCGGACGACATGACCTTCAATGGCCTCTACGGCATCCTGCCGCGCCAGCACCTGGCGGCCGAGCTGGTGGAGCGCGTGGAGGTCTTCCGCGGTGCGAGTGCTTTCCTGAATGGCGCGGCCCCCGGCGGCAGCAGCCTCGGCGGCACCGTGAACGTGCTGCCAAAGCGCGCGGGCAATGACCCTCTCACCAGATTCACCACCGGCATCCAGACCGGCGGCCAGCTTTACGGGGCGGTGGATGCTTCCCGCCGCTTCGCGAATGACAGCTTCGGCGTGCGTCTGAATGGCGTGCTGCGCGACGGCGATACCGCGGTCGATGGCGAGTCGGTCTCGCTCGGGATGGTCGCCCTCGGCCTCGACTGGCGGGGCGAAAACGTGCGCGTCTCCGCGGATATCGGCTTCCAGGATCTGAAGCGCGACGCCACCCAGCCGAGCATCACCATGGGTGCCGGCATCCCGGTGCTGCCCGCTCCCTCGGCATCTCGCAGTGTGGCCCAGCCGTGGACCTACGCGAACGACAAGAATTTCTTCGGCGTCCTGCGCGCGGAGTACGACTTCAGTGAAAACTGGACCGCGTGGGCGGCCATCGGCGGGCGCGATGGCGAGGAGGACAATTCCTTCGCAAACCCGACCGTGACCGCGCTGAACGGTGCGACCACCACCACCCGCTTTGACAATACCCGTGAGGACTCCGTGCTCACCGGCGAGATCGGCATCCGCGGGAAATTCGAGACCGGCCCGCTGAAGCATCAGGTCAGCCTCTCCGCCACCGCCTACGAGCTGGAGGAGAAGAATGCCTTCGCCTTCTCGGACTTCGCTGGCTTCCCCGGCAGCATCTACCTGCCCACGCCCGTCGCGCCGCCACCGGCCACCGCCTTCCTCGGCGGGGTGCTCGGTTCGCCGCGCGTCACGGAGGAGACGAATACCAGCAGCGTGGCCCTCGCGGACGTGATCTCGATGTTCGATGACCGCCTCCTCCTCATCGCCGGTGCCCGCTACCAGGAGATCGAGACCCACAGCTACAATCCCACCACCGGAGCGCTGACCGCGGCCTACTCGGACGAGGAAGTCACCCCGATGGGCGGCATCCTCTACCGCATCACGCCGAATGTCTCGACCTACGTGAACTACATCGAAGGCCTCACCAAGGGCGACATCGCCCCGCTGGACATCGGCGGCACGCCGGTCAGCAATGGCGGCCAGGCGCTCGCACCCTACGTGACGCAGCAGATCGAGGCGGGCGTGAAGTTTGACTTCGACTGCGTCGGCGGATCCATCGGCGTCTTCCAGAGCGAGAAGCCGATCGCGGGTCTGAACTCGGCGGGCATCTATGACGTGCTGCGCGACCAGACCTACCGTGGCCTGGAGATCTCCGCCTTCGGCGAGCCGATGGACGGCGTGCACGTGCTGGGTGGCGTGAGCTTCCTGGACACCGAGAAATTCGGCGCGGACCAGATCGGTGCTCCCGCGGCGCAGGGAACCTTTGGCGCGGAGTGGGACCTGCCCTTCCTGCCCGGCGTGACGGTGGATGGCCGCGTGATCTATACGAGCTCACAGTACGCGGACAATGCGAACACCCAGAAGGTGCCATCGTGGACGCGCTTCGATGCCGGCGTGCGCTACACCACGGAGCTCTCCGACGGCAATGCGCTGACACTCCGCGCCCGCGTGGAGAACGTGGCGGATGACGACTACTGGGCTTCCGCCGGTGGCTTCCCCGGCTACGGCTACCTCACGGTCGGCGCGCCGCGGACGCTGGTCTTCTCGGCCTCGTACGAATTCTGA